Genomic DNA from Hordeum vulgare subsp. vulgare chromosome 2H, MorexV3_pseudomolecules_assembly, whole genome shotgun sequence:
CgggatgaggtagactacgatggcggcgcaagttgtgagacgaggtaaaaccctagatgtttttcggtgtgtctttggccgaccacgataagcagtatatataggaggaccaagatcggttccgtgtcgcgaccacgtctcaaaccgacttggtttccaagtcgtatacttaccggacaagaaattaacttgtctgccaagacataaaaataaaacggcaaaaggAAGCCGCGCCCCCGCAAGGCATCTGACCAGAATTTGGCGGACCATTCACGCCCATGTCGTACGTACGCCCGGCCCGGCCAAGCGAGCGAGCGCACATgtggttctctcctttctcttctcaacacacacttagagtggtggggagaactcactatataaagatGTCCAATACTTCCTCCACTAGCGGTATGTGACTAAACTTTAGcagcaccacacaaccacttgtcatTTTACTTATGGGGTCAATTTGAGATTTCATAATTTTAtagatgggccaagcccattaattCTAACACCGGCATCACTGGCTCCGGCCACCGACCGAACCTGTGCACCCCTGTGCATCATGTGTCAATTATAGAAATTGAACTCGGGTCGTTGAGCTGCACAACCGCATGTCCAACCACTGAGTCAAGGCTCTCTTTGCCAAAAATTTattcaacaacgacaatgaagttcTTAGAGCTCTAAGCAGCTGTGTCTTGGTTCCACTTCAGATTATAAAACCGTCGTATGCCAAATCAAACTTAATCAAATATATTTACTGTAACTAAGTATATAAATGATTAAAGCACCCTCAGTTAAGTACATCAGAAAGGATCACTGCAAGTACATATATCAATTATAAGGGTTTGCAACATGCATCTCAGAAAGGGAATTTCTTGCTTCTACTTAGCCCAAGGCTTTAGAACTGAAAGCACGACAATCACCGCAATGATGAGAAGCATGATAATTGCGATCATCATGCACTTCCTTGACTTCTTCTGCAGGCTCTTGGCGCTGCGTAACGCTTCGGTACCAGTTTGCACGTGGTTTACAGCATTCTGAACCTGGGAGTTGAGACACAACAGCAAGCATGAACATCTAACTTTCCATGAAAAACGATGAACTCATAAAATTCTCAGTAAGATTTAATAGACCTGGCTCTCTATGTTATCCAGAATCTCTCCTTGCGCATCGACAAGCGCTGCCATGTCtgcaaaaatctgaaaccacaatGTTAGATGCTATTAGTAAactaacaacaagaacacatggaaACGATAGAGGTTCAGTTGAAGTCTTGATTATTTTTTTAGCAAAAGAAAAAGATCAATGAAACCGATTAACCGAAACAAAAGCGACAAATAAAGAACATTGACAAACTCTAAAGTTAGAACAAAGCTCTCTGAAGTTTTGATTTTTGACCAAGAGCTAAACGAAAACGTGAAATCTCCTAAAATTACCTGTTGCAATTCTAGAAGCTTTTTTTCAATATCCACCACTACATCATGCCGTTCCTGAATTTCTTCAACCGTGGCCATAATCTTTTCGCCGATGGAAAtttatgaaaaatgaaaaatcatcagaCTCGATAACATGAGGTTCGCAGCACAAGTTGTTGGGGGGAGAGAATAAACCACAGTCAACCTGCCCTCGACCGATTCCTTGAATTGCTTTCTCGAAGATCTGCTCGCTGCTTCCGGTCTCAATCAGGTTATCAATCACCTAGTCATGTTTTTATGGCAAATTTAAATCAGAAAGGCAAATGCATTTCCCATTTTTCATGTACAAAATGTAGTAGGACTAGCATCCTCACCTCATCAGAAGGCTTTGTTCCAGTGACTGCAGTTCCAACATTCAGGTTTATCAACAAACGGTAGCAAGACGATTTAAACTGAAATTATATGCACGAGTATAGTGCATTATGAATAAAGCTCTCCTGACCTGTGAAGATCCTTCTCTCAACGACTTCTCGATACTCTTGCTGGATAGTTTGCCTTAAATTCTGTAAAAATATGGATTACTACAGTGCATGCTCCTTGTTCGTTTCAGC
This window encodes:
- the LOC123429920 gene encoding syntaxin-132-like, producing the protein MNNLLTDSFEMDENPPKERDIEMGRQNSKNKSDYGLEDFFKEVKEIEMLLDKMSNIVQKLQEANEKSKSVTKASAMKAIKGHMEKDIDEVGKIARSIKVKLEQMDRNNLANRKKPGCGKGTSVDRSRMSMTIALKKRLKERMNDFQNLRQTIQQEYREVVERRIFTVTGTKPSDEVIDNLIETGSSEQIFEKAIQGIGRGQIMATVEEIQERHDVVVDIEKKLLELQQIFADMAALVDAQGEILDNIESQVQNAVNHVQTGTEALRSAKSLQKKSRKCMMIAIIMLLIIAVIVVLSVLKPWAK